The segment CCGACTTTGCCCACAAGCGCGTAATCGTGGAAAAGACGATCGAGAACCTGCTCAAGAAGAAGGCGCCCGCTGGCCCGAAGCCCGCAGTGCGTGACGTCGTCGACGGCTACGTCAAGGGTTACAACCGCTGGCTGACGAAGACCGGCGTGAGCAAGATCCAGGACACGACCTGCAAGGGCGAGCCGTGGGTCAAGAAGATCAACACGATGGACGTCTACCGACGCTTCTACGAGCTGGGCACCCTGGCCAGCGCCGGCGCCGCGGTCGACGGAACCACGAACGCCGCACCGCCGGTAGCCCCGGCATCCGCCGGTGGTTCCGCCGCTACGGCCCCTGATGCGACCGCCGCCGACTTCAAGAAGCTCGGTGACGGACTTGATCCCGAAGTCGGCTCCAATGCCGTCTCGCTCGGATCGGACGCAACGACGACAGGCAAGGGAATGCTGTTCGGCAACCCCCACTTCCCGTGGTCGGGCACCGAGCGCTTCTTCCAGTCCCAGTTGACGATTCCGGGCAAGATCAACGTCAGCGGCGCCAGCCTCCTCGGCGCCCCGGTCGTGCTCATCGGTCACACCCGGAATCTCGCCTGGAGCCACACGGTCTCGACCGCTCGCCGGTTCCTGACCTATCGCGAGACCCTGGTCGAAGGTGACCCGACCTCGTACATGGTCGACGGCAAACAGGTCAAGATGGATTCGACCGACGTGACCGTCGCCGTCAAGCAGGAAGACGGAAGCCTCGAGAACCAGACCCGGACCCTTTACAAGTCCAAGCACGGTCCGATCACCAACTCGATCCAGAAGCAGCCGCTGTTCACCTGGAGCACCCAGTACGCGTACGCGCTGCGGGATCCGAACTCGGACGGTCTGCGCTTCATCAACCATTTCTTCGACGCCGACCGCTCGCAGAGCGTCAGCGACATGGTGAAGACGCTGAAGCGGAACCAGGGTGTGCCGTGGGTCAACACGATCGCGGCCGACTCCAAGGGCAACGCGTTGTACGCCGACATCTCGGTCACCCCGGATGTCACGCCCGAGCGGCTCACCGAGTGCAACACACCCGGACTGGGCGATGCCGCCTGGGCCGCGGCCAGGGTTGCCGTCTTCGAAGGCAGCAACTCGTCCTGTGATCCGCAGCTCCAGCCGGGCGCGGTCGCCAAGGGCATCCTTTCGCCCAGCCAGATGCCGCTCCAGATCCGCAAGGATTATGGATCGAACATGAACGACAGTTACTGGCTTTCGAACCCGGAGGCCCCGCTCGAGGGCTTCCCGCCGATCATCGGTGACGAAGGCACTGGCCGGGCACTCAGGACCCGGAACGGCCTCAACCAGATCGAGGAACAGCTCGCCAATGGCGGCAAGTTCGACCTCGCCCGGGTTCAGGCGTTCACCACCAACAACCGCAACTACGGCGGTGAGCTGCTGGCGGACGACATGGTGACCTACTGCCAGGCCAATCCGACCATCAACGCAGTCGACGTGAGTGGCGCCTGCGCCGCACTCGCCGCCTGGGACAGGACCGAGGGACTCGATTCCCCGGGCTCGGTCCTCTGGCGCGAGGTCTACGGCAACCTGCCGAGCGACAAATACATCAACCTGTTCGACGTGAACAATCCGGTCCACACGCCGAACGGACTCAAGGTCTCGAACCCCGAGGTGCCGAAGGCACTCTCGGACGCGGTCACCACGCTGAACGGTTACGGCATCCCGCTGAACGCGAGCTACCGCGACTACCAGTACGTGACCAGGAATGGCAAGGACATCCCGATCCCCGGTGGTTTCGGTGGACACGGCGTGTTCAACGTCATCACCGCGGTCCAGAACGACGACACCGGCAAGTACGACTCGGTCAGGCACGGCTCGAGCTTCATCCAGGCCGCGTCGCTCACCGGGGCGAAGTGCCCGCCGGTGAAGACGATCCTGACCTACTCGCAGGCCGCGACCAACGAGAAGTCGAAGCACTTCTCGGATCAGACCGAGCTGTTCTCGGACGGCAAGTGGGTCAACGACCGGTTCTGCGCCAAACAGCAGAAGAAGTCGCCGGATCTCAAGGTGACGAACCTGAACGGCGGCGCCAAGGCCGTCAAGAAGGGCTTTTAAGAGCCTATCCCGGTAGGCAGAACTCGCCACCGCACCGCTCCGCGGCACGTTGGCTTCGCAGCCCTACCGGGATAGGCTCTAAGCGATCGAAGTACCGCCCGGACCGGCCTGGTGCCGGTCCGGGCGGCAGCTTCATCCCGGCGCGCGGCGCAACCCGCATGCTCGGTGGTGGGAGACTTATACTGAGACCGATTGACCCGTCAATCAACTCGCTATGAGAGCCGCTGTCGTCCAGATAAACACCACCGCCGATCGCGATCGCAACCTCGAGGTTGCCGAGCGCCTGGTCCGGGCTGCCGCCGCCGATGGCGCCGGGCTCGTGGTCCTGCCGGAAAAGTGGCCCTGGCTCGCCGCCGGTGAGCAGCAGGCCGCCGGCGGCGAATCAATCGACGGCCCGGCGATGAGCGCGGCCGGATCCTGGGCCGCCGAGCTCGGCATCAGCCTGCAGGCCGGCAGCTTCACCGAGGACGGCAATGGCGCGGAGCAGCCGAGCAACACGGCCGTGATGTTTTCGCCCGACGGCGAGGTCACCGCGACCTACCGGAAGATCCACATGTTCGACGTCGACGTGGCCGGAGTCGAGTACCGCGAATCCGCTTTCGAACGAGCCGGCGACGAGATCATCACGGTGACGGCAGGCGACGCCGAGGTCGGCATGACCATTTGTTACGACCTGCGCTTCCCCGAGCTCTTCCGCGCGCTGCTGGACGAAGGCGCCAACACCTTCACCGTTCCTTCGGCCTTCACCGCCGCGACCGGACGTGCCCACTGGGAGCCGCTGGTCCGCGCCCGGGCGATCGAGAACCAGTCCTTCGTGCTCGCCGCCGGCCAGGTCGGCAACGCCACCCCCGAACTTGAATCATGGGGCCATTCGATGATCGTCGACCCGTGGGGCGAGGTCCTCGCTGGAGTCGAGGAGGGCGAAGGGTTCGCCACCGCCGTTCTCGACTACGACCGGCTCGCGGCGACCCGCGCTTCCCTGCCCGCGGTCGAGCATCGCCGCCCGGGACTCTTCCGCCCGAAGGAGAGGCAGGCCTGATGGCCCGCGAAGCAGCCACCGAGCGGCGCCGGCAGATCCTCGACGCCGCGGTCCGGGTCTTCGCCCGCCAGGGCTTTCATTCGACCCGGGTCGCCGACATCGCCGACGAGGCCGACGTCGCCTATGGCCTCGTCTACCACTACTTCTCCTCGAAGGAGAACGTGCTCAATGAGTTGTTCTCGCAGCGCTGGTCGCTGCTCCTGGAGGCGATCGAGGAGACCGACCGCAGTTCTTCGACCCCCCAGCAGAAGCTCGGCGTCGTGGCCGGATTCATCATCGATTCCTACCGCTACGACCCCGATCTGATGAAGGTGATCATCGTCGAGGTCACCCGGGCCGCCAATTCGTTCGGCCAGACCCACCTCGAGCAGATCAACGCCGCCTACAAGGGGATCGCCAAGATCGTCGCCGACGGCCAGGCGAACGGCACCTTCCGGCTCGACATCGATGCCGACTTCGCTTCGATGTCCTTTTACGGCGCGATCGAGCAGTTGCTGTCCGGCTGGATCTTCGGCCTGATCCCCGGCAGCGAGCGTGATTTCGACGAAGCCCAGGAGCTGATCGTCAAGACGATCTGCGAAGGACTCGACAAGCGCTAGCGCTTGCGCCACTGTTATGCCACCACCTTCGGAGGGTATTGTGAGGTCAGCTATGGACAATGAACTCGTAAGACG is part of the Thermoleophilia bacterium genome and harbors:
- a CDS encoding carbon-nitrogen hydrolase family protein; the protein is MRAAVVQINTTADRDRNLEVAERLVRAAAADGAGLVVLPEKWPWLAAGEQQAAGGESIDGPAMSAAGSWAAELGISLQAGSFTEDGNGAEQPSNTAVMFSPDGEVTATYRKIHMFDVDVAGVEYRESAFERAGDEIITVTAGDAEVGMTICYDLRFPELFRALLDEGANTFTVPSAFTAATGRAHWEPLVRARAIENQSFVLAAGQVGNATPELESWGHSMIVDPWGEVLAGVEEGEGFATAVLDYDRLAATRASLPAVEHRRPGLFRPKERQA
- a CDS encoding TetR/AcrR family transcriptional regulator; this translates as MAREAATERRRQILDAAVRVFARQGFHSTRVADIADEADVAYGLVYHYFSSKENVLNELFSQRWSLLLEAIEETDRSSSTPQQKLGVVAGFIIDSYRYDPDLMKVIIVEVTRAANSFGQTHLEQINAAYKGIAKIVADGQANGTFRLDIDADFASMSFYGAIEQLLSGWIFGLIPGSERDFDEAQELIVKTICEGLDKR
- a CDS encoding penicillin acylase family protein, which codes for MKLIRLLVAVMAMTLVFGAGAANADAKPNFAKQAKKKCKNKKGKAKKNCVRKTTKRLKAKAKREKRHEFKTPRVTIRTTEYGIPRIVADSYRGLGYGYGYSLAKENICSMADIYTTNRGERSKYFGPDGEWQLTGNGIVYNNLDADFAHKRVIVEKTIENLLKKKAPAGPKPAVRDVVDGYVKGYNRWLTKTGVSKIQDTTCKGEPWVKKINTMDVYRRFYELGTLASAGAAVDGTTNAAPPVAPASAGGSAATAPDATAADFKKLGDGLDPEVGSNAVSLGSDATTTGKGMLFGNPHFPWSGTERFFQSQLTIPGKINVSGASLLGAPVVLIGHTRNLAWSHTVSTARRFLTYRETLVEGDPTSYMVDGKQVKMDSTDVTVAVKQEDGSLENQTRTLYKSKHGPITNSIQKQPLFTWSTQYAYALRDPNSDGLRFINHFFDADRSQSVSDMVKTLKRNQGVPWVNTIAADSKGNALYADISVTPDVTPERLTECNTPGLGDAAWAAARVAVFEGSNSSCDPQLQPGAVAKGILSPSQMPLQIRKDYGSNMNDSYWLSNPEAPLEGFPPIIGDEGTGRALRTRNGLNQIEEQLANGGKFDLARVQAFTTNNRNYGGELLADDMVTYCQANPTINAVDVSGACAALAAWDRTEGLDSPGSVLWREVYGNLPSDKYINLFDVNNPVHTPNGLKVSNPEVPKALSDAVTTLNGYGIPLNASYRDYQYVTRNGKDIPIPGGFGGHGVFNVITAVQNDDTGKYDSVRHGSSFIQAASLTGAKCPPVKTILTYSQAATNEKSKHFSDQTELFSDGKWVNDRFCAKQQKKSPDLKVTNLNGGAKAVKKGF